From the genome of Candidatus Hydrogenedentota bacterium, one region includes:
- a CDS encoding transglutaminase domain-containing protein, giving the protein MLRKPRRLIPTTITIFWVVMVALFIYREGWLAPSTPPPEARRGFEPQDQWMGIFLEGGQRVGRLHWTTAAAEKGGRPGFRLSVEADLETSLFGMEAGMKIGGKAWTSADGALSNFDFSLHSGGHTMGVEGAVENKRLRGALKTGGEVLPLDFPMESNLLSGSGVGMPGSGLPVLKAGETTTIDAFDPVAMKMGKATVARVGEENISIEGVPVLASVYSTTVGGMTSKAWIGPNEEVLQATTPFGFTLRKIAPETADTPVPAGGGGDMIQSLAVVPKGKAVFVDATRLVVRISGVDVDTIPSDPPWQVREGDLVTILQPAPLATAVVSEPADFDPAPHLASDAFVTARHPEVLRKAQEIVGTETDPWKKALLIHTWLYESIDKVPVLSVPNALDVLRNKTGDCNEHAVLFAALARASDIPTRIAIGLVYSDTLEGFGYHAWPEVHVGGAWYPMDPTLGQVAADATHIKLLNGSIEAWVRLAAYIGQIELEVVSIE; this is encoded by the coding sequence ATGCTGCGGAAGCCACGCCGTTTAATTCCAACGACCATCACCATCTTCTGGGTGGTGATGGTTGCTTTGTTTATTTATCGGGAAGGCTGGCTGGCGCCGTCGACACCGCCGCCGGAGGCGCGCCGCGGGTTCGAGCCGCAGGACCAGTGGATGGGGATCTTTCTGGAGGGCGGCCAGCGTGTGGGACGGCTACACTGGACGACGGCAGCGGCGGAAAAGGGTGGCAGGCCGGGTTTTCGTCTGAGCGTCGAGGCCGATCTGGAGACTTCTCTCTTCGGCATGGAAGCCGGCATGAAGATCGGCGGCAAAGCGTGGACATCGGCGGATGGCGCCCTATCCAATTTTGATTTTTCGCTCCACTCAGGCGGCCACACCATGGGCGTTGAGGGCGCGGTGGAGAACAAGCGCCTCCGGGGCGCCTTGAAGACCGGCGGCGAAGTCCTGCCACTCGATTTTCCCATGGAAAGCAATCTCCTCTCAGGTAGTGGCGTGGGCATGCCGGGCTCGGGGCTGCCGGTCCTCAAGGCGGGCGAGACGACGACGATCGACGCCTTTGACCCCGTGGCGATGAAAATGGGTAAGGCCACTGTCGCGCGCGTGGGCGAGGAGAATATATCCATCGAAGGCGTGCCAGTCCTCGCGAGTGTTTATTCCACCACGGTAGGTGGGATGACGAGTAAAGCCTGGATCGGCCCCAACGAAGAAGTGCTCCAGGCCACCACGCCCTTCGGTTTCACCCTGCGAAAAATCGCTCCGGAAACCGCAGACACGCCGGTACCCGCAGGTGGCGGGGGAGACATGATCCAGTCGCTTGCCGTGGTACCCAAGGGGAAGGCGGTTTTCGTGGACGCGACGCGACTTGTGGTTCGTATCTCAGGGGTGGATGTGGACACTATTCCGAGTGACCCGCCGTGGCAGGTGCGCGAGGGTGATCTGGTGACGATTCTCCAGCCCGCGCCGTTAGCCACCGCCGTCGTCTCCGAGCCCGCCGATTTCGACCCCGCGCCCCATCTTGCCAGCGACGCCTTTGTCACCGCGAGGCACCCCGAAGTGTTGCGGAAGGCTCAAGAAATTGTCGGCACCGAGACCGATCCATGGAAAAAGGCGCTGCTGATTCACACCTGGCTCTACGAGAGCATTGACAAAGTCCCCGTGCTCAGCGTGCCCAATGCCCTCGACGTATTGCGAAACAAGACGGGAGATTGCAATGAACACGCCGTGCTGTTCGCGGCGCTGGCCCGCGCATCCGATATTCCCACGCGCATTGCCATCGGCCTCGTCTACAGCGACACCCTCGAAGGTTTTGGTTACCATGCCTGGCCCGAGGTTCATGTGGGAGGCGCGTGGTATCCAATGGACCCCACCCTCGGTCAGGTGGCCGCCGATGCTACCCACATCAAGCTTCTCAATGGCAGCATCGAAGCCTGGGTGCGCCTGGCGGCCTACATCGGGCAGATTGAGTTGGAGGTTGTGTCCATTGAGTAA